The Paenibacillus spongiae nucleotide sequence TACAGTATCTATATGATGCTGCAGACGTTTATCATATCCTTCTCCTTTAGCCTTGCGAAAATACAAGCTGATCCGGTTAAAGGTTATATCGTTCAATGTCTAACTGGGGTTATCGGCACATTCATCGGTTGGGCAGTATACAGGAAGGGATTCGGATTTACATTCAATTTCGAGAGACTGCGATTTAAAGGCGAACAAGTCTTTGTTATGATCTTGATCATTGTATTTATTTTGGCCTTGCTTCTGATGATGTATTTCCAAGACGTGTACGCTAATTTGTTTGGTTTCCTTCTGACTCTGATTATTTTCTTGTTCTATTCTATACGAAAGGAAGCGCGACAGATTGATTAATGCACTGTCCCACAGAATCGCGGCAGGGATTAAGTCGAAGGTGCCCGAGCATCAGGCCAGCGTAGCTGTATTGCAATATTCGATTTCATTTATTTTAAACATTATTTTTATTATCGGGCTATCGCTTGGGATCGCGCTCCTAACAGGACAAATCCGGAACGCTGTCATCGCATTGACCGCATTTGCTTTGCTTCGTCAGGTTTCCGGCGGCTACCATTTGAAATCGGGAATGATGTGCATCGTCGTTTCGACGGCAGGGATTACGCTGCTCTCCTTTGCAGAATTCAACAGTACGATAACATTCGTTTTCAACATCATGGCGCTTATTTTAGCCCTGGTCTTCGCGCCTTCCCGTATTGATGCGCAGACCCGGATTCCCAAGAAATACTTTCCATTCTTGAAACTGATTTCACTTGCTATGATTGCGGTTAGTTTTATGGTCGGCAGCTCGGTACTGGCTTCGACTTTTCTGGTACAAGCATTAACATTAATTCGAATAAGGAGGTGAAAAGATGGCGAAACGAGTTTATAGCTTAATTGCAACAGTCCTTGCTTCGGCTGCGATCTTAGTTGTAAGCACTGCAAGCTGGGGCTATATTCATCAACCAGAGACGCCAGAAGAATTGCTTAAGTAATCAAAGCTCAGGGGTTGATCAGGGATGCAGCAATGTAAACAATTGTCTGTCACACTCGATATCGACGGGAAACTAGGCTTTGGACTTGTAAATATTCATGACATCATCTTTTTCGAGTACGACAATTTAATTAATCGAATAATAATCCATACGATGAACAAGAAATATTACACCATGAGTACGTTAAAATATTTCATCGAATCGCTTAACAACAGCGGGTATTTCTTCAAGTTGGTCGATCGTAATAATGCCGTCAATATAGACAAGATTGTCTGTCTGGATTCACGAACCAAGAAGGCTTATTTTGAATGGCCTACTCACACAGGCTCCAAAAATTGCACGTTTTCCGGTAAGCACTTTGATGAAGTCATGAAGCTATTATCCAGCGATTCTATCGTAATAGCATAATTATAGAATGACAGCTGTGCCACCGAGGTGCGGCTGTTTTTATATGGAACCCGCTCACGCAATCATTCTGCCTTTATAATTAAATCGACAAACTCCGGCGCCCGCGGCAGACCATTCTTATTCTTGCTGCGATAACGGATGCAAGCTCGAATTTGCGGTTCCATGTAAATATAGTTTCGGTCTTCACCGGTTATCATACCTTTGGCGGTGCTATGGAATGATCTGCGAAGAACGGCCGGCATGGCCAGTTCAATTCTGCCTTCAGGCTGGTCCGTGACTTGCCCCAGCAGGGCGAAATGCTTCTTCCGATAACCGACTATCGGTACGTTCTCGTACTGGTAGTTCATGATTTTCATCCATCCGGCCGTTTGTCCGCTTGCATAGAGACTGTCCTTCCGCTTAGCTACGATCCCTTCAAGGTTTAACTGTTGGATCGCTTCGAACAACACTTTGCCCCGGCCGTTTACACGTATGATCTTCTTATAGTATTCGTTCTCTGTAAGTATGTCGTCGAGCAGCGCCATCCGTTCAACGAAAGGCAAACCGCGGACATCCGCTCCATCGGCATGCAGAATGTCAAAGACGAAATATCGGACGGGCCACTTCAGCCGGCCTTCGAGAATTTTGGGTCCTTTGCGCTGCTTGAAGCGCTCCAGGAGCGTATCGAACTCAAACAGCCCCGTGTCCGGATTCATGTATCCGACCTCTCCATCCAGAACGACGTCGCAGCCTGGCTTAACCGGCACATGAAACAGCTCCGGATACTGCCCGGTGCAAATGTTATTATGCTTCGTATACATCTGAACCTTGCCGTTCATGAGCGATACGATCATCCGATGCCCGTCTATCTTCGGTTCAAACAGATAACGGTCATCGTCAAAGGGCTCCTCTTGTTCTTCAAGGAGCATCGGTGAAATAAACATAGCCGTTTCCTCCGTATCTTATCCACTGTCTATCCATTGTATCACTTCATTTCGTTCATGAATTCCGGTAAGTGATGCATAGACCTCCTGATTGTTCCACATAATATTTCCAGTATCAGGAGGTGAGAACAATGGCTCGAAACAATCAGCTCGTCGTTCCGCAAGCCCGCATGGCAATGGATCAATTGAAGTATGAAGTGGCGCAGCAGCTTGGCATCCATCTGCCGGCAGACGGATACTACGGGAATATGCAAACCCGCGAGATGGGGCAGATCGGGGGTAACATTACCCGGCGCCTCATCCAAATTGCCGAGCAGCAGCTTGGCGGCAGATAAACGTATTACGATTGGCGATTCCGGCCCGCAGCAATGCGGGCTGGTGTTTTTTCGCCACTATAATAAACATTAAAAAGCCTTCTCTCTCCCACATTTCGTAAAGTAGGAAAAAAGAAGGCTTGCGCTGATGAATCAGCGTTAATGAAGGTGCCCATGCAGGTATCACAGCAACATTAGATTTTTAACTCCCCAAGCTTGATCAGCTCGACAACTGCTTGCGAACGACCTTTGACATTAAGTTTCTGCATCACGTTGGAGATATGGTTGCGTACGGTCTTTTCACTGATGAACAGTTGTTGTGCGATATCCCTGGTTGTTTTATCCTGTACCAACAGTTCGAATACCTCGCGCTCACGATGGGTCAATAAAAACTTGCTCTTCTGGTCGCTTCCCTTCAAGATTTGTCACCCCTCCTTGCTCGGGTTTTTATGGTTTAACAAGGTTAAGGGATACAGTCAAATTATAGTATGAAGGGGCATTTGCAGTGGTGCGGCTTCCAACAAAAATGGGCACAGCATCTTCTCCAAAGGGATAGGGTTTGAGCTTATCCCTATAATTCTAAAGAAGAATCGTCACGACAAAGTTATACCTGGCGCCGCTGGGCAGCTTGACTACGCACACAAAACCGAAATCATCGATAGGCGTCGCAATAACGCGTGCCGGATTCACGGCCGATCGGACGAGCCGGAGCAGAGCAGCGGGCTGCCGCCTGATTATCGTATCCGTAACCTTGGCGGTGAACTGGCGGCTATTCGCCATCTTGCGGAGAAGAGGCAGCATGATACGCGATACCAAACGAATTTGTGCAGTATGAATACGTTCTCCCGGACGAAAGATCCCTACGCAAAACTCCCGATCTCCATTATCGAAATCCAAACAAGCATCGAAACCGGCTCCAACGCTAACCATCGCTCCGGGAACCTCCATCCGGATGATCGTTTCAACCCGTTCCAGACTTAACGCTTGGACGGCCTGTACAAGCTGAGCTGCGTAGTTACGGTCGCGAACGATCCGCCGATATAGCGGCATCGTACGTCTGGAGGTGATTCTTAGTCCTTGAATAATAACATCCCGCCTCTGAGCAGTGACAGCCTTCTTCCTTCCGCTGAGGGATCTGAGTCTTCTTATTCCCATGCCCGCTCTCCTCCTATTTAAAAGATTCATTCCTTTCACTATATGAATCGAGCATCGGTTGTAATTGGATGCCTGTCCGCCCCCTTTCCCTGTGAAAAAAAAAGGGCTCCCCCCGGTCTTCACTGACCGGAGAAAGCCCTATTTATCGAGTTATTAACGCCGCCAATAAGTTTCATGCGCGTAACGGTATTGCTGCACCTGCTTCGGTTGACGTATGGCGAAGCCGCCAGTCGGATTATAAGCAAACGGAGTTTCATTCTGCGCATATGGCGCCTGCTTGCGGCGCTCTATGCAATCGAGCAGCATATTCTGTTTGAGAGAGAGATATTCCAGCGTGTGCGGGCCAAACTCCGCTTCGATTTCACCTGGACGGAATTCATAATAGACGGTACGGCGAAGCGGATTGCCATCTCCCGATGGAGAACCGTGCAGCACCTCAATATTGTGTAAAATAACATCGCCAGGCTGCATAGGAACCGGAATGGCATCCTCTGTCTCGAATCCAGGGCGGCTGCAGCGCTCCTTCGCTTCCTCCTGCGACCACAGATGGCTGCGCGGTATGACCCAGAGGCAGGTTTGCAGGTCGGCTTCGTCCAGATAGAAGTCCACGTTGAAGATCGGATGCGGATCCGTGCACCCTTCCGGCACAGCTGCATCACGATGCCAAGGAACGATCATTCCTTCATTCGGCGCCTTCAACACCATGGAATCCCAGGTAGGAATGAGGTTTGATCCTTGCAGCTTTTCTACCGACCGCAGAATATAGGGATGCCCGAGCATCACTTTCATCGGATCGCTCTTATCGATGACGTATTCAATGCGATGCAGCGTATTCTGGCCCGATTTCACACCCTTACCATACCTGTAATCGGGATCATCGGGCATGCCGGCCATCCCTTTGTCATAAAGGGTCGTCATCTCCGACTGAACCAACTCCAGCTCCTCGCCTACGAGGACATTACGAATAACCAGAAATCCGTTATCCAGAAAAAACTGGGCCTCTTCCTCCGTAATACAAGGTTGAAGACGGGCATCGGCCACAATTAGCTCGGTATTGCTCAGCTTCGTCAATGCATATCGCTCCTCTCGCATGTTACGTTTCCTTCTCTTTGTAAGTATAGGAGAAACAATAGCTCACGTATTTAGTTTAAAGTAACAATTATGTTGCCGATATCACACCAATCAAACATAATAGAATTCAGAGAAAGACAGCGTTGTCATTTCAATTGAAGGGATGGATTGACAAATGGATAAACCGCCGGTGTACTACTATACATTGCCTGAGCATGCTGCCGGGAAATATTACTTTCCTCCTTACATTACACTCGCTCATCTTTTTCACGCACCGGATAACTGGGGAATTCAGCCGCGGATGCTGAACAGCTACCAGTTTCAGTATGTTGTCGACGGGTATGCGGAATATGAAATCGAAGGCCGGACGATTATTACCCGCAAGGGGGATCTGATTTATCATATGCCGATGCAGCTTCACGAAGTAAGAACAAGCCCCGGCGAGCCTTACATATGTATATCCATTCTGTTTCACTTCGGGGAAAGCGCCTATCCGGTTGAAGAGCTTATTGGAGAAGACCGTTATCTGGGCAATTTCGCGGGTCATAATATCGAGAAGCTGCTCTCGCAGTTGATTGCTCATTATCATCAGCCCGGTCTTACGCATCATACCTCATGCCAAGGCTTGCTCATGCAATTATTCGGCGAATTGTCGCGCTGCAAGCAAGAGCGGGAAACCACAACGGAAGGCCAGCACAAAATCAAGACGAAGATGGTGCTGATCCGCAACCATATCGCCAATCATTATGACCGGGAAATCCGGCACAAGGAGCTGGAACAGCTGTCCGGTCTGAGCCGCAACTATATTATCGTGAAATTTCGCAAAGCGTTCGGGATGACGCCGTTCGAATACTTGACCCGGGTTCGGATCGAGAGGGCCAAGGAACTGGCTGTCCAAACCAATATGTCCATAGGCGAAATTGCACGGTCAATCGGATATTCCGATGTGCATACTTTCGGACGGATGTTCAAGAATAATATGGGCGTCAGCCTCAGCCAATTCTGCTCTTCGCTTGTCACGGACTAGCATAACATGAAGGTTTCAAGGGCATACTCTGACAAAAACCGGTCATCGCATTACATGTACGACAACCGGCTTCTTATTGGTTATTATTTCGTAATGATCGGATTGGCGGGAAATATACGATCAACCATCGCATTGAATTCGACGATATAGCCTTGAATCGGATGGCCAAGGCGGACATCCTCCATGTAAGCGGTCATTCGAGATACGAAATCCGGATTAGCCGATACATAGACGTTGTCGATTTGCGGAGCCAGCGTCTTGACTTCCTTCGCAATACGCTCCTTTAATGCGCCGGTTATCTTAGACTCGTTCGTACCCATTGCATTCATCCGACTTGCCGAAGAAGGTTTCATCATTGTTCCGGCGCCTCTTGGCGAGTATGACCGGTTGTGGGAACGGTTCGTATGGATTTTCGTATCGTCGAAGCTCCTCGTCGCATCCATCCTTGTGCCGAGCATGTCATAATCCAATGAAGTTTCCGTCCGTCCGGTGCGGCCCACTCCGGTCATTCCTTTAGGCAAGTAGCTTTGGTCCGTCCGGGATAGCGACCTTGCCATCGGACTTGCGCTTTTTGCCGATCCGTCTGTTTTACCGGACTTATCGTCATCGTGCGATACGGCGACATAAGCATTATTGTCAGTCAGCATGACGTAAGCATTGCCGACGCCCTTCAGAGAAGAGATGCGGTTCGAAGCCTCCTCGCTCATCTCCAGACGGTAATTGCGATGCAAGCCGACAATGTTATTGCTGTTCAGCCTGCGGCCGTCCAGGCGGTTCATCTCATTCTTTTGGTCGTTCGCGAATCGCTTCGTCATGATCCGATTGCCATTCATATCATAGCGAACTTTATTTTGACGAATGTTCTGGTTTCCAAGATCACCTGTCTTCTCCATACAGCCCGTCAACATGGTCCCGAGCATAGCTCCGGCTATAAGCACTACCCATTTGCGATGCATCTGCCATCCTCCGTTTCGTCGGGCCATAATGTCGAATAAAGGGCCCGCTCTTATCGTTGACCGTTCACGGAGAGGCTATGCTTGCAATATTCCGGCAGCCGCGGCTTCGCTACGGCTGCCTTAATGTGATTGTTATATTTCCTTCGACTTCCTCTAATCGCTTCATCGTTCCTTCCAAACTGCGGCCTTTGACGACGATCTGCCCGATCCGGTCCGTACCAACCCTGAATTTGCGGATATGATCGCCTATTTCATAATCGAACGATACTTGAATGATGTCCTCATGAGGTACATTTCCATTCTCTAGGCTCACGATCTCCCCGTCTTGATCCGAAATGATTAGCGCACATGCACAAGGCTGAGCACTATGAATGCGGAAATCGGGATTCATATGAAGAGCGGCTCTAACAATCTGCTCATAATAATCAAATCCGAAGAAGGTGGATACGAGTTCAGGTAAACATGTCGCTCCCGCTCTGCCGCCGATTTCAAGAACATATACCCGGTTATCTTTTATAATAAAATCCGCGTTTATCGCACAGTTATTTAACCGCAATGCGCGAACGCTTTGCTCTAACTGCAAACGAATATCCTCTTCGATTTTGTCCGATGAATGGTACGGCACATAGTGACCGACCGGCACCCCGGCATCTCCATAAAACATGAGATCGCCATGCGGCATTATAAATTGAATTTGGTTGTTATATACAAATGCTTGCGCCCCAAACTCAGTACCTTCGACGAATTCCTCAATGATAAAAAAGTCCAGTTTGGTTTCCTTCTTGACTTGAGTGAAGGCGTAATCGATTTGTGCGGCATCCGTTACTTTCACAATCCCCTTGCTGGCTCCGCTGTCTGCCGCTTTAAAGATAAGAGGGGGCGATAACGATTTGAAAGCGTTATGGGCCTCCTCTTTATTGTTAACCTTTAAAAACTTAGCCGTTCTTACGCCGTATTCCATAAAAGCCTGTTTCATTTCCCATTTATTGGATGAAAGCTTGGCAGACTCGTAACTGATTCCGCTGATGCCAAGGGTATCCGCCACTTTACCGATCGCTTTGACAGCCACATCCGTACCGGTCGTACATATGCCGTCAATTTGTTCGAGCTTGGCGATTTCCACGATACTATCCGCATTTGTTGTATCTTCATAATAGACTTTATCCGCCAAAGCAAATCCCGGGTAGTTGCCCTGGCGGCTGATAACAATGACATATAACCCCATTCGTTTCGCTGTTTTGATCAATGGCAGCTGAGAGATGCCCGCACCCAGTATCATTAGCTTCTTCATGGCTTGAACTCTCTGATGCGGCTAATGATCCGATCGAGGTCTTCTTCCGTTACATTCGGATGAATCGGCAGGGTAAGAATTCTCTTCCATATTTCGGAGGAAAGGGGGACTATCGCTTTTAAATGAAGGTAGCACGGATGAAGATGGCAGGGATAGTAGTGGACTCCGGAGGCAATATTATGTTCTTGCAGGTGAGCAATCATTCGATCCCTTAGACTGTCTTCGTTGAACTGAATTTGGAACAGATGCCATGCACTCCGGGCATACGGCTTTTCCTTCGGCAGCTTTATCCAATCCAAATCTTTTAGCTCGGCTTGATAACGTTCCGCAATTTCTCTGCGCCTAGCATTTAATTGATCAAGCTTGTTTAGTTGAACAAGGCCGATCGCCGCTTGTAAATCGTTCATATGGTATTTGTAGCCGATATCGTCGACAAAATACTGCCATGCATACACTTTTTCATGCGATGACCGCATCCAAGTATCCCGGGAAATACCGACCCATCGTTTCTCGCGCAGCTTTCGGTTCATCCACTCCGCATTGCAAGTGATCCCTCCGCCTTCGCCGCTGGTCAAGTTTTTGACCGCATGGAAGCTGAAGCAGGTCAAGTCGCTGATCGACCCGATCCGCTTGCCTTTATATTCCGCACCGCAGGCATGCGCGGCGTCTTCTACCACTTTGATTCCCTTCGAGAGTGCCAATTCATGCACCGCATCCATGTCGCAGGGATGGCCGCCCATATGAACGACGATGATTGCTTTCGTTCGATCCGTTATTTTGCGTTCGATGTCAGCTACCGATATATTCATCGAATCATGTTCAATATCTGCAAATACCGGCGTTGCACCCACATAACTGACCGCGTGGACGGTCGAAATGAAGGTCATTGAGGGTACGATAACTTCGTCTCCCGGTCCGATTCCCAGTATTTCCAGCGCCAAATGAAGCGCAGCCGTTCCGGAATTGAGCGCAACCGCGAAACGGCTTCCGGCAAAACCGGCAAATTGTTGTTCGAATTGCTCGGTCTTGGGTCCGAGACCAAGCCATCCGGAACGCAGAACCTCCGTCACCGCATCGATTTCCTCTTGACCGATACTTGGCTGAAGAACAGGAATCAGTTTATGTTCCAAGTGAAATCACCTTTCTTTATCACAAAATTTATTCCGACATCAAGATTTGCGTACGCCATCGATCCGCACAAACATCCACAGAGAAATTTTCCCATGCCGACCTTTCCGCGTTATCGCTAATGGTCTGTCTTAGCTCCGGCTTTTCGATCAGCTCGACCATTGCTTCATACCAATCATCTCTCGA carries:
- a CDS encoding cyclic lactone autoinducer peptide, which gives rise to MAKRVYSLIATVLASAAILVVSTASWGYIHQPETPEELLK
- a CDS encoding LytTR family DNA-binding domain-containing protein, which gives rise to MQQCKQLSVTLDIDGKLGFGLVNIHDIIFFEYDNLINRIIIHTMNKKYYTMSTLKYFIESLNNSGYFFKLVDRNNAVNIDKIVCLDSRTKKAYFEWPTHTGSKNCTFSGKHFDEVMKLLSSDSIVIA
- a CDS encoding helix-turn-helix domain-containing protein gives rise to the protein MKGSDQKSKFLLTHREREVFELLVQDKTTRDIAQQLFISEKTVRNHISNVMQKLNVKGRSQAVVELIKLGELKI
- a CDS encoding ATP-grasp domain-containing protein, coding for MKKLMILGAGISQLPLIKTAKRMGLYVIVISRQGNYPGFALADKVYYEDTTNADSIVEIAKLEQIDGICTTGTDVAVKAIGKVADTLGISGISYESAKLSSNKWEMKQAFMEYGVRTAKFLKVNNKEEAHNAFKSLSPPLIFKAADSGASKGIVKVTDAAQIDYAFTQVKKETKLDFFIIEEFVEGTEFGAQAFVYNNQIQFIMPHGDLMFYGDAGVPVGHYVPYHSSDKIEEDIRLQLEQSVRALRLNNCAINADFIIKDNRVYVLEIGGRAGATCLPELVSTFFGFDYYEQIVRAALHMNPDFRIHSAQPCACALIISDQDGEIVSLENGNVPHEDIIQVSFDYEIGDHIRKFRVGTDRIGQIVVKGRSLEGTMKRLEEVEGNITITLRQP
- a CDS encoding accessory gene regulator ArgB-like protein, with protein sequence MINALSHRIAAGIKSKVPEHQASVAVLQYSISFILNIIFIIGLSLGIALLTGQIRNAVIALTAFALLRQVSGGYHLKSGMMCIVVSTAGITLLSFAEFNSTITFVFNIMALILALVFAPSRIDAQTRIPKKYFPFLKLISLAMIAVSFMVGSSVLASTFLVQALTLIRIRR
- a CDS encoding alpha/beta-type small acid-soluble spore protein, with amino-acid sequence MARNNQLVVPQARMAMDQLKYEVAQQLGIHLPADGYYGNMQTREMGQIGGNITRRLIQIAEQQLGGR
- a CDS encoding phytanoyl-CoA dioxygenase family protein, yielding MREERYALTKLSNTELIVADARLQPCITEEEAQFFLDNGFLVIRNVLVGEELELVQSEMTTLYDKGMAGMPDDPDYRYGKGVKSGQNTLHRIEYVIDKSDPMKVMLGHPYILRSVEKLQGSNLIPTWDSMVLKAPNEGMIVPWHRDAAVPEGCTDPHPIFNVDFYLDEADLQTCLWVIPRSHLWSQEEAKERCSRPGFETEDAIPVPMQPGDVILHNIEVLHGSPSGDGNPLRRTVYYEFRPGEIEAEFGPHTLEYLSLKQNMLLDCIERRKQAPYAQNETPFAYNPTGGFAIRQPKQVQQYRYAHETYWRR
- a CDS encoding ATP-dependent DNA ligase produces the protein MFISPMLLEEQEEPFDDDRYLFEPKIDGHRMIVSLMNGKVQMYTKHNNICTGQYPELFHVPVKPGCDVVLDGEVGYMNPDTGLFEFDTLLERFKQRKGPKILEGRLKWPVRYFVFDILHADGADVRGLPFVERMALLDDILTENEYYKKIIRVNGRGKVLFEAIQQLNLEGIVAKRKDSLYASGQTAGWMKIMNYQYENVPIVGYRKKHFALLGQVTDQPEGRIELAMPAVLRRSFHSTAKGMITGEDRNYIYMEPQIRACIRYRSKNKNGLPRAPEFVDLIIKAE
- a CDS encoding DegT/DnrJ/EryC1/StrS family aminotransferase, which translates into the protein MEHKLIPVLQPSIGQEEIDAVTEVLRSGWLGLGPKTEQFEQQFAGFAGSRFAVALNSGTAALHLALEILGIGPGDEVIVPSMTFISTVHAVSYVGATPVFADIEHDSMNISVADIERKITDRTKAIIVVHMGGHPCDMDAVHELALSKGIKVVEDAAHACGAEYKGKRIGSISDLTCFSFHAVKNLTSGEGGGITCNAEWMNRKLREKRWVGISRDTWMRSSHEKVYAWQYFVDDIGYKYHMNDLQAAIGLVQLNKLDQLNARRREIAERYQAELKDLDWIKLPKEKPYARSAWHLFQIQFNEDSLRDRMIAHLQEHNIASGVHYYPCHLHPCYLHLKAIVPLSSEIWKRILTLPIHPNVTEEDLDRIISRIREFKP
- a CDS encoding YhcN/YlaJ family sporulation lipoprotein, translated to MHRKWVVLIAGAMLGTMLTGCMEKTGDLGNQNIRQNKVRYDMNGNRIMTKRFANDQKNEMNRLDGRRLNSNNIVGLHRNYRLEMSEEASNRISSLKGVGNAYVMLTDNNAYVAVSHDDDKSGKTDGSAKSASPMARSLSRTDQSYLPKGMTGVGRTGRTETSLDYDMLGTRMDATRSFDDTKIHTNRSHNRSYSPRGAGTMMKPSSASRMNAMGTNESKITGALKERIAKEVKTLAPQIDNVYVSANPDFVSRMTAYMEDVRLGHPIQGYIVEFNAMVDRIFPANPIITK
- a CDS encoding helix-turn-helix transcriptional regulator, giving the protein MDKPPVYYYTLPEHAAGKYYFPPYITLAHLFHAPDNWGIQPRMLNSYQFQYVVDGYAEYEIEGRTIITRKGDLIYHMPMQLHEVRTSPGEPYICISILFHFGESAYPVEELIGEDRYLGNFAGHNIEKLLSQLIAHYHQPGLTHHTSCQGLLMQLFGELSRCKQERETTTEGQHKIKTKMVLIRNHIANHYDREIRHKELEQLSGLSRNYIIVKFRKAFGMTPFEYLTRVRIERAKELAVQTNMSIGEIARSIGYSDVHTFGRMFKNNMGVSLSQFCSSLVTD